The region CAACTTCATCAACGGCGAGCTGTGGGGCCGCGTGACGAGCCCCGATGCGCCGTGGGCGATGCTGTTTCCGGGCGCGTCGCGCGACGACGCCGCGTGGCTCGCCGCGCACCAGGACATCGCCGCGAAATGGAATCTGAACGAGGTGTTCCTGTCGCATCAGATGCTGCCGCGGCATCCGTCGCAGTTGTACGAGATCGCTCTCGAAGGCATCGCGCTCTTCTTCGTGCTGTGGTTCTTCTCGCGCAAGCCGCGGCCGATGGGCGCGATCTCGGCGCTCTTCTTGATCGGCTACGGCGCCGCGCGCTTCACGGTGGAGTTCGCGCGCGAGCCGGACGACTTTCTCGGCCTGCTGACGTTCGGCCTGTCGATGGGGCAGTGGCTGTCGCTGCCGATGATCGTTGCCGGCGTGCTGATGATGATCTGGGCGTATCGGCGCGGCGGCGTTGCGAAGCAGGCCTGATCGTTCGGCGCGATTGCGCACGGTTGCTCGGCCGGCGGGCGGTGGAGCGGGCGGTGCGGCGCGTGCGGGCAAACGTGTCCCGCGTGTGCCTGCATACTGGCTGCGGAGCACGGAGCACGGAGCACGGAGCACGGAGCACGGAGCACGGAGCATGGGCACGGGGCACGACAGGACGCTGCGCT is a window of Burkholderia mallei ATCC 23344 DNA encoding:
- the lgt gene encoding prolipoprotein diacylglyceryl transferase, encoding MIIHPNFDPVAIHLGPLAVRWYGLMYLVGFILAIVVGRLRLKLPHVAAQGWSAKDIDDMMFYGVLGVVLGGRLGYVLFYKAGYYFSHPLDIFRVWEGGMSFHGGFLGVTLAMALFAWQRKRHWLEVTDFVAPMVPTGLAAGRLGNFINGELWGRVTSPDAPWAMLFPGASRDDAAWLAAHQDIAAKWNLNEVFLSHQMLPRHPSQLYEIALEGIALFFVLWFFSRKPRPMGAISALFLIGYGAARFTVEFAREPDDFLGLLTFGLSMGQWLSLPMIVAGVLMMIWAYRRGGVAKQA